Proteins encoded within one genomic window of Melospiza melodia melodia isolate bMelMel2 chromosome 27, bMelMel2.pri, whole genome shotgun sequence:
- the PPT1 gene encoding palmitoyl-protein thioesterase 1 — protein MAALRAAVPVLALLGLCPGPAAAAAPLVIWHGMGDSCCNPVSMGYIKKLVEKKIPGIYVLSLKIGSSLIQDMENSFFMNVNAQVSEVCRQLAQDPQLRRGYNAMGFSQGGQFLRAVAQRCPAPPMLSLISVGGQHQGVYGFPRCPGESSHLCDWIRRTLDLGAYSKAVQEHLVQAEYWHDPLKEEEYRKNSIFLADINQERGINETYKKNLMALKKFVMVKFLNDTMVDPPISEWFGFYKSGQAKETIPLQETSLYKEDRLGLQQMDKAGKLVFLGVQGDHLHFSEEWFDSTILPFLQ, from the exons ATGGCGGCGCTCAGGGCGGCGGTGCCGGTGCTGGCGCTGCTCGGGCTGTGCCcgggccccgcggccgccgccgcgcccctGGTGATCTGGCACGGCATGG GAGACAGCTGCTGCAATCCGGTGAGCATGGGCTACATCAAAAAACTGGTGGAGAAGAAAATCCCCGGGATTTACGTCCTGTCGCTCAAGATCGGGAGCAGCCTGATCCAG GACATGGAGAACAGCTTCTTCATGAACGTCAACGCGCAGGTGAGCGAGGTGTGCCGGCAGCTGGCCCAGGACCCGCAGCTGCGGCGCGGCTACAACGCCATGGGCTTCTCCCAGGGAGGCCAGTTCCT GAGGGCTGTGGCCCAGAGGTGCCCTGCTCCTCCCATGCTCAGCCTCATCTCTGTTGGAGGACAGCACCAAG GGGTTTATGGATTCCCTCGCTGCCCCGGGGAGAGCTCCCACCTGTGCGACTGGATCCGCAGAACCCTGGACCTGGGGGCCTACAGcaaggcagtgcaggagca cttgGTGCAGGCAGAGTATTGGCATGACCCACTGAAGGAGGAGGAGTACAGGAAAAACAGCATTTTCCTGGCTGACATCAACCAGGAGAGG GGCATCAATGAGACCTACAAGAAGaacctgatggctctgaagaagTTTGTGATGGTGAAATTCCTCAATGATACCATGGTGGACCCTCCAATCTCTGAG TGGTTTGGGTTTTACAAAAGTGGCCAAGCCAAGGAGACCATCCCACTGCAGGAGACCTCGCTGTACAAAGAG GAtcgcctggggctgcagcagatgGACAAGGCAGGGAAGTTGGTGttcctgggggtgcagggggatcaCCTGCACTTCTCAGAAGAGTGGTTTGACAGCACCATCCTCCCCTTCCTGCAGTGA
- the RPL11 gene encoding large ribosomal subunit protein uL5: MAQDQGEKENPMRELRIRKLCLNICVGESGDRLTRAAKVLEQLTGQTPVFSKARYTVRSFGIRRNEKIAVHCTVRGAKAEEILEKGLKVREYELRKNNFSDTGNFGFGIQEHIDLGIKYDPSIGIYGLDFYVVLGRPGFSIADKKRRTGNIGAKHRIGKEEAMRWFQQKYDGIILPGK; encoded by the exons ATGGCG CAGGACCAAGGTGAGAAGGAGAACCCGATGCGGGAGCTGCGGATCCGCAAACTCTGCCTCAACATCTGCGTCGGGGAGAGCGGGGATCGGCTCACCCGCGCCGCCAAGGTGCTGGAGCAGCTCACGGGGCAGACCCCCGTGTTCTCCAAAG CCCGGTACACGGTGAGGTCCTTCGGGATCAGGAGAAACGAGAAAATCGCTGTTCACTGCACGGTTCGTGGGGCCAAAGCAGAGGAGATCCTGGAGAAGGGGTTGAAG GTGCGAGAATACGAGCTGAGGAAAAACAACTTCTCAGACACGGGGAACTTTGGCTTTGGGATCCAGGAACACATCGATCTGGGCATTAAATACGATCCCAGTATTGGGATTTATGGCCTGGATTTCTACGTG GTGCTGGGCAGGCCGGGTTTCAGCATTGCTGACAAGAAACGCAGGACTGGCAACATCGGGGCCAAGCACAGGATTGGCAAGGAGGAGGCCATGCGCTGGTTCCAGCAGAAG TATGATGGCATCATCCTTCCTGGTAAATGA